From a region of the Lactuca sativa cultivar Salinas chromosome 4, Lsat_Salinas_v11, whole genome shotgun sequence genome:
- the LOC111881256 gene encoding pentatricopeptide repeat-containing protein At3g18970, whose translation MLLMHTLPRLRCLSLLQNYKSSFSTNHIIQIHSQIISNGLTQSPSIVAQLVERYCASSLSSSSSAPHANNYARLIVSQFYSHDHKSNPYLLNVLIRCAPPTDSILLFANWVSKATLNFDDFTYIFVLGACARRVKALWEGLQIHCRVIKHGVLSNVKLQTTLIHFYVNHNAFAFAEKVFDEMRVRTSATWNSLIAGYCSQIQHARDGLLLFINMLRGDYGVKPNDTTMVCVLSAVSRLGSLETGVSIHGYIIKTTPNIENDVYIGTSLVDMYAKCGCLDTALTLFHKMSYKNVLTYTAMVSGLAIHGKGKQALKLFTNMTESGILPNSVTFTSLLFACAQSGLLNEGLSLFQIMKEKFHILPLPHHYGCIVDLLGRIGHLGEAYEFIMSEKVEDDVVLWRSLMHSCRVHNDIVMGEKVAKTVMNLENYEKSEDFVALSNICASVGRWEDVEVVREMMNEKGIETNPAISTIFA comes from the coding sequence ATGCTACTGATGCACACCCTTCCGAGACTGAGATGCCTTTCTCTATTACAGAACTACAAATCATCATTTTCCACAAACCATATCATACAAATTCACTCTCAAATCATCTCCAATGGCCTAACTCAATCACCCTCCATTGTTGCCCAACTTGTCGAACGTTACTGTGCATCATcattgtcatcatcatcatcagctCCACATGCCAACAATTACGCTCGTCTCATTGTTTCCCAATTTTACAGTCACGATCATAAATCCAATCCATATCTCTTAAATGTTTTGATTCGATGCGCTCCTCCAACCGACTCCATTCTTCTTTTTGCCAATTGGGTATCTAAAGCGACGCTAAATTTCGACGATTTCACTTACATTTTTGTTCTCGGAGCTTGCGCTCGACGTGTTAAAGCACTATGGGAAGGGCTCCAGATACACTGCCGAGTAATCAAACATGGGGTTCTCTCAAACGTCAAGTTGCAAACTACTTTGATTCATTTTTACGTGAACCACAACGCATTTGCGTTTGCAGAGAAGGTGTTCGACGAAATGCGTGTGAGAACTTCCGCTACATGGAATTCACTAATAGCAGGTTATTGTTCTCAGATACAACACGCCCGAGACGGATTGCTGTTGTTTATCAACATGTTAAGAGGTGATTATGGAGTAAAACCTAACGACACCACCATGGTTTGTGTTCTTTCAGCTGTTTCACGTCTAGGTTCTTTAGAAACAGGCGTTTCCATCCATGGATACATCATAAAAACAACACCCAACATTGAAAACGATGTTTACATAGGAACATCTCTTGTTGACATGTACGCTAAGTGTGGGTGTTTGGATACAGCTTTAACCTTATTCCACAAAATGTCTTATAAGAATGTTCTCACGTATACAGCCATGGTTTCTGGATTAGCTATTCATGGGAAAGGAAAACAAGCATTGAAGCTTTTCACTAACATGACAGAATCGGGTATTTTACCTAATTCAGTCACCTTCACAAGCTTATTATTTGCTTGTGCACAATCAGGGCTTTTGAATGAAGGTCTTTCTTTATTTCAAATTATGaaagaaaagtttcatattttgcctcTTCCACATCATTATGGTTGTATAGTTGATCTTCTTGGGAGAATTGGGCATTTAGGTGAAGCATATGAGTTTATTATGAGTGAAAAGGTTGAAGATGATGTGGTTTTGTGGAGGAGTTTGATGCATTCTTGTAGAGTACATAATGATATTGTGATGGGTGAGAAAGTGGCTAAGACTGTTATGAATcttgaaaattatgaaaaaagtGAAGATTTTGTTGCTTTGTCGAATATTTGTGCTTCTGTGGGAAGGTGGGAAGATGTGGAAGTCGTGAGAGAGATGATGAATGAAAAAGGGATAGAGACTAATCCTGCTATTAGTACTATTTTTGCTTAG
- the LOC111881245 gene encoding uncharacterized protein LOC111881245, which translates to MNDDYEIEQKKQSAADVTFQYSNFVMACIGFQARPCDMRLHLMKEISGMPTSLKRDTSQVAVASSDAMGETSSSGTARLDKADSFRAL; encoded by the exons ATGAATGACGATTATGAG ATTGAGCAGAAGAAGCAAAGTGCTGCTGATGTCACGTTTCAATACTCAAATTTTGTAATGGCATGTATTGGGTTTCAAGCCCGACCTTGTGACATGAGATTGCATTTAATGAAG GAGATATCGGGGATGCCGACATCCCTTAAGAGGGATACATCCCAAGTAGCCGTTGCCTCTTCGGATGCAATGGGGGAAACATCGAGCTCAGGGACTGCAAGACTTGATAAAGCTGATAGTTTTCGTGCTTTATAG